A genomic region of Candidatus Woesearchaeota archaeon contains the following coding sequences:
- a CDS encoding GDP-mannose 4,6-dehydratase: EFVEMAFSAMGLDWRDHVKTDERFIRPAEVPELRGDASKAKEKLGWVPKTSFEELVEMMVRADTERILG; this comes from the coding sequence GAGTTCGTCGAGATGGCCTTCTCGGCGATGGGGCTTGACTGGCGGGATCACGTCAAGACCGACGAGAGGTTCATAAGGCCCGCCGAGGTCCCGGAGCTCCGGGGCGACGCATCGAAGGCGAAGGAGAAGCTCGGGTGGGTGCCGAAGACCTCCTTTGAGGAGCTGGTGGAGATGATGGTGAGGGCGGATACGGAGAGGATCTTGGGGTGA